Proteins encoded by one window of Candidatus Nitrosocosmicus hydrocola:
- a CDS encoding class I SAM-dependent methyltransferase — translation MPPQIDDLSFAFEALKQFRKYSYSLYHERFIFPFLCGSYFTYRRIDVERIASIAKSVSNDPSYLDIGCGYGDFLEKVRQYLPKAEGMEKSVEMFFKLGRYKPDYIKIGDAYNEIEKKYDVIFVGWMEPGVDYRDKIAEKTEVIITTLDQGLSLAAEFDGFGYERVASWVTPSWEDINTEITNKYYSKLSDEIIKSLSKLRGAHNLWYVYAKPKYKESIKRTLKSCLACEYKKENKGYDFENVLDEVGYRYLENVNIDDKRHLLWDIAFYD, via the coding sequence ATGCCCCCCCAAATTGATGATTTGAGCTTCGCTTTTGAAGCATTAAAACAATTTAGAAAATACTCGTATTCGTTGTATCATGAGAGATTTATTTTTCCCTTTCTATGCGGATCATATTTTACCTATAGAAGAATAGATGTAGAAAGAATAGCCTCGATTGCCAAGTCTGTATCTAACGATCCATCATATTTAGATATTGGTTGTGGTTATGGTGATTTTTTAGAAAAAGTAAGACAATATTTACCTAAAGCAGAGGGAATGGAAAAAAGTGTCGAAATGTTTTTCAAATTGGGGAGATACAAGCCTGATTACATAAAAATCGGTGATGCATATAACGAGATTGAAAAAAAATATGATGTGATATTCGTTGGTTGGATGGAACCTGGTGTTGATTATAGAGACAAAATAGCTGAAAAAACTGAAGTAATAATTACAACACTTGATCAAGGTCTGAGTTTAGCAGCTGAATTTGATGGATTTGGTTATGAAAGAGTGGCAAGCTGGGTAACCCCGTCGTGGGAAGACATCAATACGGAAATAACAAATAAGTATTATTCAAAATTATCAGATGAAATTATCAAATCTCTAAGCAAACTAAGAGGCGCACATAATTTATGGTATGTCTATGCCAAACCAAAGTACAAGGAGAGCATAAAAAGAACATTAAAGAGTTGCTTAGCATGTGAATACAAGAAAGAAAACAAAGGATATGATTTTGAAAATGTATTGGATGAAGTAGGATATAGATATTTAGAAAATGTCAATATTGACGACAAAAGGCATTTATTGTGGGATATTGCTTTTTATGACTAA
- the dnaJ gene encoding molecular chaperone DnaJ, with protein sequence MMSKRDYYEVLGIQKSTAKDEIKSAYRKLALKYHPDRNKSPEAEEKFKEISEAYAVLSDPEKRKRYDTYGHVGNEEVFRGSEDNFAEIFKDIGFGNVGDIFEQIFGRMGGGGSSGGFGGDPFGFNSRTTNRRRRGRDLLYDVSMTLEEVVKGKKEEVQIPTIENCSICSGTGAAPGTSPKICPTCNGQGQTRRVYNQNQFSTFISLDTCNTCHGEGKILEKPCNTCHGEGKVRKTNNLKIDIPSGVEDEVTLRISGKGESVQGGISGDLLVRIHVLPHQLFKVLEDGDLMYNYDISFVDLILGTETKVPTIDGAEKLKIPSCTKANAVFKLKGKGLPRYGKFGRGSQYVKVNVKLPDKINDTQKNLLKDLSKEFKNDAF encoded by the coding sequence ATGATGAGTAAAAGAGATTATTATGAAGTCCTTGGGATTCAAAAATCTACTGCTAAAGATGAAATAAAATCTGCATATAGAAAACTTGCATTAAAATATCATCCTGATCGCAATAAGTCGCCAGAAGCAGAAGAAAAATTCAAAGAAATTTCTGAGGCTTATGCTGTACTGTCCGATCCGGAGAAACGTAAAAGATATGATACCTACGGACACGTTGGAAATGAAGAAGTTTTCAGAGGATCAGAAGACAATTTTGCTGAAATCTTTAAGGATATAGGGTTTGGTAACGTTGGTGATATTTTTGAACAAATTTTTGGTAGAATGGGTGGCGGCGGAAGTAGCGGGGGTTTTGGCGGCGATCCCTTCGGTTTCAATTCTAGGACCACAAACAGAAGGCGGAGAGGCAGAGATTTATTATATGATGTAAGTATGACATTAGAAGAAGTAGTAAAGGGCAAAAAAGAAGAAGTACAGATTCCAACAATTGAGAATTGTTCGATATGTTCAGGAACCGGTGCGGCTCCAGGTACCAGTCCAAAAATTTGTCCAACATGTAATGGTCAAGGACAGACTCGTAGAGTCTATAACCAAAATCAATTTTCTACTTTTATTTCTCTAGACACTTGCAATACATGTCATGGAGAGGGGAAAATTCTTGAAAAACCATGCAATACATGTCATGGAGAGGGGAAAGTTAGAAAAACAAATAATCTAAAGATCGATATACCTTCTGGTGTTGAAGATGAAGTAACACTGCGAATATCTGGAAAAGGGGAAAGTGTCCAAGGAGGTATAAGTGGAGATTTGTTGGTACGCATACATGTCTTACCTCATCAACTCTTCAAAGTTCTTGAAGATGGTGACCTAATGTACAATTATGATATATCATTTGTGGATTTAATCTTAGGAACAGAAACCAAAGTTCCAACCATAGATGGGGCTGAAAAACTTAAAATACCGTCATGTACCAAAGCAAATGCCGTTTTTAAATTGAAAGGAAAAGGTTTACCGAGATATGGGAAGTTTGGACGTGGGAGTCAATACGTGAAAGTAAATGTAAAACTCCCTGATAAAATCAATGATACTCAAAAGAATTTGCTAAAAGATCTTTCAAAGGAATTCAAAAACGATGCATTTTAG
- the hisI gene encoding phosphoribosyl-AMP cyclohydrolase, with protein MLKSIDKIDFEKRNGIIPVVVQDIKTKDILMLGYANKHALSKTVETGNAHFWSTSHNRLWMKGEESGNIQPVEKILIDCDSDALLYLVNSRKPACHTGNRSCFHNELDR; from the coding sequence GTGTTAAAATCCATTGATAAAATCGATTTTGAAAAAAGAAATGGAATTATTCCTGTTGTTGTTCAGGATATAAAAACTAAGGATATTTTGATGCTTGGATATGCAAATAAACATGCTCTGTCCAAAACTGTTGAAACAGGAAATGCCCATTTTTGGAGTACATCTCATAATAGGTTATGGATGAAAGGTGAAGAGTCGGGTAATATTCAACCAGTTGAAAAAATATTGATTGACTGCGATTCTGATGCATTATTATACCTCGTAAACTCTAGAAAACCCGCATGTCACACAGGAAATCGTTCTTGTTTTCACAATGAATTAGACAGATAG
- a CDS encoding MBL fold metallo-hydrolase — MKVTTLGAAREVGRSAFLVNSNNTNILLDYGVLLKKEPLFPVKVKPNEIDAVVITHAHLDHSGCVPSLFLDENTNLEALATMPTFELSQLLIQDMIKISGFYLPFQYHDMMNMLNHARHIDYRTCHNIRDTSITFHESGHVIGGSTILVENDGKRLFYTGDMNTRGSKVLRPADLDIGEIDMLIIESTYSQAEQVPRDQSERELVKYAKEVVERNGVFFIPAFSVERAQEIACVLKTYDFPYKIAMDGMALKTNDIMLRYPKYLRDSKMFKSSIEDVERITSWHRRKRVVKEPGVIISPAGMLVGGTAVFYIEEICKSQYNGIALVSYQGEGTPGRSLLEKRQVTYNGRTIKCLAEVNRFDFSGHNSRTELFEILDKVKGDPQVLTVHGDNLSCTKFAEEISEKYGYKAHAPEAGEITTV; from the coding sequence TTGAAAGTAACAACATTAGGAGCTGCCAGAGAAGTTGGAAGATCCGCATTTCTTGTAAATTCGAATAATACAAATATTCTATTAGACTATGGAGTTCTATTAAAGAAAGAACCCCTTTTTCCAGTAAAGGTAAAACCAAATGAGATTGATGCAGTAGTAATAACTCATGCGCACTTGGATCATTCAGGATGTGTTCCATCTCTTTTTCTAGACGAGAACACAAACTTAGAGGCTTTAGCGACAATGCCTACGTTTGAACTCTCTCAGCTACTGATACAAGACATGATAAAAATATCCGGGTTCTATCTTCCTTTTCAATATCATGACATGATGAATATGTTGAATCATGCTAGGCATATAGATTATAGAACCTGCCATAATATAAGAGACACAAGCATTACTTTTCATGAATCCGGGCATGTTATAGGTGGATCAACAATTCTCGTTGAAAATGATGGAAAGAGATTATTTTACACAGGAGATATGAATACTCGAGGATCGAAGGTACTAAGACCAGCAGATTTGGACATAGGTGAGATAGACATGTTAATTATAGAGAGCACCTATTCCCAAGCGGAACAGGTTCCTAGAGACCAATCAGAGAGAGAACTAGTAAAATATGCAAAAGAGGTTGTTGAAAGGAATGGTGTATTCTTTATACCTGCATTCTCTGTGGAGAGAGCTCAAGAAATAGCTTGTGTCCTCAAGACTTATGATTTTCCATACAAGATTGCCATGGATGGAATGGCTTTAAAGACTAATGATATAATGCTAAGATATCCAAAATATTTACGCGATTCCAAAATGTTTAAGAGTTCAATTGAAGACGTAGAAAGAATAACAAGCTGGCATAGAAGGAAAAGAGTAGTTAAAGAGCCGGGAGTAATAATCTCACCAGCGGGTATGTTGGTGGGTGGAACCGCAGTTTTCTATATCGAGGAAATTTGTAAGAGTCAATATAATGGGATCGCTTTGGTTTCATATCAGGGTGAAGGAACTCCAGGAAGATCTTTACTAGAGAAGAGACAAGTAACGTATAATGGGAGAACAATAAAATGTCTTGCTGAGGTAAATAGATTTGACTTTTCAGGACACAATAGCAGAACAGAATTATTTGAGATTTTAGATAAGGTGAAAGGAGACCCTCAAGTTTTAACAGTGCATGGCGATAATTTGTCATGCACCAAATTTGCTGAAGAAATTAGTGAAAAATATGGATACAAAGCCCATGCACCCGAAGCTGGTGAAATAACCACAGTATAA
- a CDS encoding class I SAM-dependent methyltransferase: protein MIIVAIWFVSRMPFLIDDIISAQKELHKFRSTLHTHKDSDDHERFIFPFLCGSYFTYRRIDVERIASIAKSVSNDPSYLDIGCGYGDFLEKVRQYLPKAEGMEKSVEMFFKLGRYKPDYIKIGDAYNEIEKKYDVIFVGWMEPGVDYRDKIAEKTEVIITTFDKGGQCGVNGGCEMEVFGYERVASWVTPSWIDVNTELMNKYYSKLSDEIIKSLSKLRGAHNLWYVYAKPKYKESIKRTLRKQEEENQVNSPYPHEKILDDCGFEVGELLHSGPTSLELWKISFDA from the coding sequence TTGATAATAGTTGCAATTTGGTTTGTTTCAAGAATGCCTTTTCTAATTGATGACATTATATCGGCACAAAAGGAATTACACAAATTTAGGTCAACGTTGCATACGCATAAGGATTCTGATGATCATGAGAGATTTATTTTTCCCTTTCTATGCGGATCATATTTTACCTATAGAAGAATAGATGTAGAAAGAATAGCCTCGATTGCCAAGTCTGTATCTAACGATCCATCATATTTAGATATTGGTTGTGGTTATGGTGATTTTTTAGAAAAAGTAAGACAATATTTACCTAAAGCAGAGGGAATGGAAAAAAGTGTCGAAATGTTTTTCAAATTGGGGAGATACAAGCCTGATTACATAAAAATCGGTGATGCATATAACGAGATTGAAAAAAAATATGATGTGATATTCGTTGGTTGGATGGAACCTGGTGTTGATTATAGAGACAAAATAGCTGAAAAAACTGAAGTAATAATTACAACATTCGATAAGGGAGGACAATGTGGAGTAAATGGTGGATGCGAAATGGAAGTATTTGGTTATGAAAGAGTGGCAAGCTGGGTAACCCCGTCATGGATAGATGTAAACACAGAATTGATGAATAAGTATTATTCAAAATTATCAGATGAAATTATCAAATCTCTAAGCAAACTAAGAGGCGCACATAATTTATGGTATGTCTATGCCAAACCAAAGTACAAGGAGAGCATAAAAAGAACATTAAGAAAACAAGAAGAAGAAAATCAAGTTAATTCCCCATATCCACATGAAAAGATCCTAGACGATTGCGGGTTTGAAGTTGGTGAATTGCTGCATTCAGGTCCAACATCATTAGAATTATGGAAAATAAGCTTTGATGCATAA
- the thrC gene encoding threonine synthase, whose translation MGIISALKCRECNKEYSPRFLYICEDCFGPLDVQYKIDNNITKHTFENRTDLTYWRYFEILPIEDKKNIVSLNGSITPLQKADNLGNRLGGFKNLYIKNDSVNPTFSFKDRPAGVAVSKAKEMNLTAVGCASTGNLASATAAHAAKANLPCYIFAPSDIEDVKIAQALSYGGKFVAVDGTYDDANRIASVIGDSNGYGIVNINMRPYYVEGSKTLAFEVLEQLNWTVPDVLVIPVGSGAMLNAICKGFEEIMNLGLISDISNLRIIAAQPNGCAPIVDAYKNRSNEVIPVEKPDTVAKSLAIGDPGDGLYVLKRLKQFNGIGEKVTDAEIKDAILLLAKSEGIFTEPAGGVAVGVLKKLIEDNKIEKDENVVCYVTGNGLKTTESVIDLLPTPNSVKPDIRLVSAMIH comes from the coding sequence ATGGGAATTATAAGCGCGCTAAAGTGTAGAGAATGTAATAAAGAGTATTCCCCGAGGTTTTTATACATCTGTGAGGATTGCTTTGGGCCATTGGATGTCCAATATAAAATAGATAATAATATAACTAAACATACTTTTGAAAATCGGACAGATTTAACTTATTGGAGATATTTTGAAATTCTTCCGATAGAAGACAAAAAAAATATAGTAAGTTTGAATGGTTCAATTACTCCATTACAAAAAGCAGATAACTTGGGCAATCGTCTTGGTGGATTTAAGAATTTATATATTAAAAATGATTCTGTTAATCCAACTTTTTCGTTCAAGGATAGACCGGCAGGTGTAGCTGTTTCAAAGGCTAAGGAAATGAATTTAACTGCCGTGGGTTGTGCATCTACTGGAAACCTTGCATCCGCAACTGCTGCTCATGCTGCAAAAGCTAATTTGCCTTGTTATATTTTTGCACCCTCGGATATAGAAGATGTTAAAATAGCTCAGGCTTTGTCTTATGGAGGTAAATTTGTAGCAGTTGATGGTACTTACGACGACGCCAATAGAATTGCTTCAGTAATAGGTGATTCTAACGGTTATGGAATTGTAAACATAAATATGCGACCTTACTACGTGGAAGGTTCCAAAACGCTTGCATTTGAGGTACTGGAACAATTGAACTGGACTGTTCCTGATGTGCTGGTAATTCCTGTAGGAAGTGGGGCCATGTTAAATGCTATTTGCAAAGGGTTTGAAGAAATAATGAACCTTGGGTTAATCTCAGATATATCTAATTTAAGAATCATCGCTGCACAACCTAATGGATGTGCACCTATAGTCGATGCATATAAAAATAGATCTAATGAAGTGATACCCGTAGAGAAACCTGATACGGTGGCAAAAAGCTTGGCAATTGGCGACCCCGGTGATGGATTATACGTATTAAAGCGTTTAAAACAATTTAATGGGATAGGGGAGAAAGTTACTGATGCGGAAATCAAAGATGCTATATTATTGCTTGCTAAATCGGAAGGAATTTTCACAGAACCTGCTGGCGGTGTTGCAGTCGGTGTTCTAAAGAAGCTAATAGAGGACAATAAAATTGAAAAGGATGAAAATGTAGTTTGTTATGTCACGGGTAATGGATTAAAGACTACCGAATCCGTGATAGATTTACTTCCTACTCCTAATTCTGTAAAACCTGATATTAGACTTGTGTCAGCAATGATACATTGA
- a CDS encoding ABC transporter ATP-binding protein, which yields MFAIESFNVNKIYKNSNKKALDDVSLQIEEGKISTLLGRNGAGKTTFIRICSTQMLPTSGRVMIFGEDVLKYPEKIRQRISIVPQEGRPLRALTPWDHIYNWLKIHGEKKVIAANKTAEMLNRLDLYSSKDIPALNLSGGMKQKILVGMAMATESPLLFLDEPTIGLDPVSRRQVWSIIKDWKNRGVTIVLTTHYMDEAEILSDSIFIIDQGKVISKGNMNDLRGTLNYQIRIDIHISKTLNIFDLKNLVSSFGKTITMSSDSIRLFTFERNLREISEIMVRSNLSFSVAPITLDDIFVNLVGDQDME from the coding sequence ATGTTTGCCATTGAGTCATTTAATGTAAACAAGATCTACAAGAATTCCAATAAAAAGGCACTCGATGATGTCTCTTTGCAAATTGAGGAAGGAAAAATATCGACATTGTTGGGACGAAATGGTGCTGGTAAAACTACTTTCATTCGTATTTGTTCTACACAAATGTTACCCACATCGGGGAGGGTAATGATCTTTGGGGAGGATGTGTTAAAGTATCCTGAGAAAATTCGACAGAGAATATCTATTGTACCTCAAGAAGGGAGACCCCTACGGGCGTTAACGCCTTGGGATCATATTTACAATTGGCTAAAAATACATGGTGAAAAAAAAGTTATTGCCGCTAACAAGACCGCTGAAATGCTAAATCGATTGGATCTTTACTCATCTAAGGATATTCCTGCTCTAAATTTGTCTGGTGGGATGAAACAAAAAATCTTGGTCGGAATGGCGATGGCTACCGAATCGCCTTTGTTATTTTTAGATGAACCTACTATCGGTCTCGATCCTGTTTCAAGACGCCAAGTGTGGTCCATTATTAAAGATTGGAAGAATAGAGGTGTTACCATCGTACTAACAACTCATTACATGGACGAGGCTGAAATTTTATCTGATTCTATTTTTATCATTGATCAAGGCAAGGTTATATCTAAAGGGAATATGAATGATCTAAGAGGCACGCTTAATTATCAAATAAGAATTGACATCCATATATCAAAAACACTCAACATTTTTGATTTAAAGAATCTAGTTAGTTCTTTTGGAAAAACAATCACCATGAGTTCAGATTCTATAAGACTATTCACTTTTGAACGGAATTTAAGAGAGATATCTGAAATTATGGTGCGTAGTAATTTGTCATTTTCTGTCGCACCCATTACATTAGATGATATTTTTGTGAATTTGGTTGGAGATCAAGACATGGAGTAA
- the dnaK gene encoding molecular chaperone DnaK: MGKIIGIDLGTSNSAAAALSGGKPVIIQAAEGTSIGGKSFPSVVAFSQDGQLLVGEPARRQMLSNPEGTVIAAKRKMGTDYKFKVFGKEYTPQQISAFILQKIKKDAEAFLGDTVDKAVITVPAYFNDNQRQATKDAGEIAGLEVVRIINEPTAASLAFGLDKVQSDLKIMVFDFGGGTLDVTIMEMGGGVFEVKSTSGDTQLGGTDMDNILIDYLVNEFKNQSGIDVKNDKAAMMRIREAAEKAKIELSNIVTTEINLPFLAYDQSTGPKNFAIPLNRAKLEELLRPVVERCRNPMLQAIKDAKLSATEIEKVVLVGGPTRMPIVKEFVKSVMNKEPERGVDPMEAVAMGAAIQGAIISGEVSTDILLVDVTPLTLGVEVMGGLKETLIERNTTIPTKKSKVFTTAADYQTAVTIHVVQGERTMAADCVSLGMFNLSGIPPAPRSVPQIEVTFDIDTNGILNVTAKDLATSKESKITISASSKLSKEEIEKLKKDSDAFAEVDKKKREEAELRNESDNLIYSAEKLVNQDLKDKVTAEQKDKVNKIVQELKDLIPSNNVDVIKAKITELKNVLAEISTAAYQSVQQNTSNTATPGSGPSEPGSETSTTQPPPEGENTQGQNTSENNSGSATTGGSGTETSNNK; this comes from the coding sequence ATGGGAAAAATAATAGGAATCGATTTAGGAACTAGTAATTCTGCTGCTGCTGCTTTGAGCGGTGGAAAACCAGTTATAATACAAGCTGCTGAGGGGACCTCGATTGGAGGAAAATCCTTTCCATCGGTGGTTGCATTTTCACAAGATGGTCAGCTACTTGTTGGTGAACCTGCAAGACGTCAAATGCTTTCAAATCCCGAAGGAACAGTTATCGCTGCAAAGAGAAAAATGGGCACCGATTACAAGTTTAAGGTTTTTGGAAAGGAATATACTCCACAACAGATATCCGCATTTATACTACAGAAAATCAAGAAGGATGCCGAAGCATTTCTAGGTGATACTGTTGATAAAGCAGTAATTACTGTTCCAGCATATTTTAATGATAATCAAAGACAAGCAACAAAAGATGCTGGAGAGATTGCTGGACTCGAAGTTGTGAGAATCATAAATGAACCCACGGCTGCTTCGCTGGCTTTCGGATTAGACAAGGTACAAAGTGATCTTAAAATCATGGTCTTTGATTTTGGTGGAGGAACTTTGGATGTTACCATTATGGAAATGGGTGGTGGTGTATTTGAAGTAAAAAGCACATCTGGTGATACTCAACTGGGCGGTACTGACATGGACAATATCTTAATAGATTATCTTGTTAACGAATTTAAAAATCAATCAGGAATAGATGTGAAAAACGACAAAGCGGCTATGATGAGAATTCGGGAGGCTGCTGAAAAAGCTAAAATTGAATTATCTAATATAGTAACAACAGAAATAAATTTACCATTTTTAGCATATGATCAATCTACAGGACCAAAGAATTTCGCAATTCCATTGAATAGAGCAAAATTGGAGGAATTGCTCCGACCAGTTGTAGAGAGATGTAGAAATCCAATGTTACAAGCCATAAAAGACGCAAAATTATCAGCTACGGAGATTGAAAAGGTAGTATTGGTAGGTGGTCCTACCCGAATGCCGATAGTAAAGGAGTTTGTAAAATCTGTCATGAATAAAGAACCTGAGCGTGGTGTGGATCCCATGGAAGCGGTTGCCATGGGTGCAGCAATTCAAGGTGCTATTATTTCAGGAGAAGTGTCCACTGATATCCTGTTGGTTGATGTTACTCCTTTGACTCTTGGTGTAGAGGTTATGGGTGGACTCAAAGAAACTCTAATAGAGAGAAATACCACCATTCCAACAAAGAAGAGTAAAGTGTTTACTACGGCTGCCGATTATCAAACGGCAGTTACCATCCATGTAGTCCAAGGAGAGAGAACAATGGCTGCTGATTGTGTTTCATTGGGTATGTTTAATTTGTCAGGTATTCCACCAGCTCCTAGATCTGTCCCCCAAATCGAGGTAACCTTTGACATAGATACAAATGGGATATTGAATGTAACGGCAAAAGATCTTGCTACTTCAAAAGAATCAAAGATCACCATTTCAGCAAGCTCAAAACTATCCAAGGAGGAAATAGAAAAATTAAAGAAAGATTCAGATGCATTTGCTGAAGTAGATAAAAAGAAGCGTGAGGAGGCAGAATTAAGGAACGAATCCGATAATTTGATATACTCTGCTGAAAAATTGGTAAATCAAGATCTAAAGGATAAAGTAACTGCTGAACAAAAGGATAAAGTCAATAAAATAGTTCAGGAGCTAAAGGACTTGATTCCATCTAACAATGTGGATGTCATAAAAGCAAAAATAACGGAGCTAAAAAATGTATTGGCTGAAATAAGCACAGCTGCTTATCAATCCGTTCAACAAAACACTTCAAACACCGCTACGCCTGGTTCTGGTCCTAGCGAACCTGGTTCCGAAACATCTACAACACAGCCTCCTCCTGAAGGTGAAAATACACAGGGTCAAAATACTAGTGAAAATAATTCAGGATCTGCAACCACTGGTGGTAGTGGTACAGAAACCAGCAATAATAAATGA
- a CDS encoding ThiF family adenylyltransferase: MTTVEFVVPSVLNKGAGEKKMSIDASTLDEAFNIVSDVMGDDFKRRVIDINGKPRALINIYINGKNMRFNNAGMSSALNEGDSIYILPAVAGGAEITNQEMLRYSRQIMLEEIGYVGMEKLKDTTICVVGAGGIGNPVLTQLVGMGIGKIRIVDRDVIEISNLHRQHLYTDSDIGKVKVEAALDRLQKMNPAVKLEAIPISVTKYTAEKIVKGCDIVIDALDSIDARYALNDACLKLGIPFIYAGALGMVGSVFTILPNQSACLRCIFPELSEDEMPTCSTEGVHPSILYLVSGVQVSEAVKIAIGQQPSLVNKLLYIDLNDLVFDKVQMSRHDECPSCGLNVEQKDIDIPSILVEELCGRDRGKRTYTVTPAQITNEVDLSNILKVAESNGYMLKSKGNLGLTVSNSNQLLISFLTSGAATIVGAKSEEEALSIYNTFTEELKPKVS, from the coding sequence TTGACCACAGTTGAATTTGTTGTTCCATCAGTATTGAATAAAGGTGCAGGAGAAAAAAAAATGTCTATAGACGCTTCGACATTAGATGAAGCCTTCAATATTGTATCCGATGTTATGGGAGATGATTTTAAACGTAGGGTTATAGACATTAACGGAAAGCCCAGAGCATTAATCAATATTTACATTAATGGAAAAAATATGCGATTTAACAATGCAGGAATGAGTTCTGCTCTAAACGAAGGCGATTCGATATATATTTTACCTGCTGTAGCCGGTGGAGCTGAAATAACCAATCAAGAAATGCTCCGATACTCTAGACAAATCATGCTTGAAGAAATAGGCTATGTTGGGATGGAGAAACTCAAGGATACTACGATATGCGTTGTTGGCGCTGGAGGAATAGGAAATCCTGTTTTAACTCAATTAGTAGGAATGGGAATAGGAAAAATTCGAATTGTTGATAGAGACGTAATAGAAATTTCTAATCTCCATAGACAACATTTGTACACTGATTCTGATATAGGAAAGGTAAAGGTTGAAGCTGCATTGGATCGTTTGCAGAAAATGAATCCTGCAGTTAAGTTAGAAGCTATTCCAATTTCAGTTACTAAATATACAGCCGAGAAAATTGTAAAGGGTTGTGATATAGTCATTGACGCCTTGGATAGTATAGATGCGAGATATGCTTTGAATGATGCTTGTCTAAAACTTGGGATTCCATTTATCTATGCTGGAGCTCTTGGAATGGTTGGTTCAGTATTTACTATTCTTCCAAACCAAAGTGCCTGTCTTAGATGCATTTTCCCCGAATTATCCGAAGATGAAATGCCAACATGTAGCACTGAAGGTGTACATCCATCAATACTATATCTTGTCTCTGGAGTCCAGGTTTCTGAGGCAGTGAAAATAGCTATCGGACAACAACCGTCTCTGGTAAATAAACTACTGTATATAGACCTAAATGATTTGGTGTTTGATAAAGTTCAAATGAGTAGACATGATGAATGTCCATCATGTGGATTAAACGTTGAACAAAAAGATATCGACATTCCATCAATTTTGGTGGAAGAATTGTGTGGAAGAGATCGTGGAAAGAGAACTTACACTGTTACTCCAGCACAAATTACAAATGAAGTGGATTTGTCAAATATTTTGAAAGTCGCTGAATCTAATGGATACATGTTAAAATCAAAGGGTAATTTGGGACTAACAGTATCAAATTCAAATCAATTACTGATTAGCTTCCTTACAAGCGGAGCAGCAACAATAGTTGGTGCAAAAAGCGAAGAAGAGGCATTGTCTATATATAATACATTCACTGAAGAACTAAAACCAAAAGTTAGCTAG
- a CDS encoding DNA glycosylase, with the protein MNSSRNIIDIHSTINSGQYFLWEKRNNSWYGIYEESVLKITLPENNDNLIHEYDSFPGIGNWHQHVFRFDDKYDEIIDEISRKDQVVKNITKKYIGLRIMRQKPIQCIVSFLCSSNNNIPRIRLILRNLSRNFGKKVEWNNNTFYTFPTLKTLSTISQAELLHCGFGYRAEYVRKSVKSIVDQEIDMQLIKDSDYTKSKQEILKLSGVGEKIADCILLFSFDKIEAFPMDTWIIKLFQEKLGRIIVLDSELKINDKITPNQYKLVSKKIREHYGKYSGYAQQFLYYSIREENGRKW; encoded by the coding sequence TTGAATAGTAGTAGGAACATAATCGATATTCATTCAACCATTAATAGCGGACAATACTTTCTATGGGAGAAAAGAAATAATTCATGGTACGGGATATATGAGGAATCGGTATTAAAAATTACTTTGCCTGAAAATAACGACAATTTGATACATGAATATGATTCGTTTCCTGGAATAGGGAACTGGCATCAACATGTATTTAGGTTTGATGATAAATACGATGAAATAATAGATGAAATTTCAAGAAAAGACCAAGTTGTTAAAAACATCACTAAGAAATATATTGGATTACGCATCATGAGACAAAAGCCAATTCAATGTATCGTATCGTTTCTATGTTCAAGTAATAATAATATTCCGAGAATTCGTTTGATCTTACGAAATCTTTCCAGAAATTTTGGAAAGAAGGTAGAGTGGAACAACAATACTTTTTACACATTTCCTACATTGAAAACGCTATCAACAATCTCACAGGCAGAACTGCTTCATTGTGGATTTGGATATAGAGCAGAATATGTCCGAAAAAGTGTAAAAAGTATTGTAGATCAAGAAATCGATATGCAATTGATCAAGGATTCAGATTATACAAAGTCGAAACAAGAAATATTGAAATTAAGTGGAGTTGGAGAAAAGATTGCAGATTGTATTTTATTATTTTCCTTTGACAAGATAGAAGCGTTTCCGATGGACACTTGGATCATAAAACTTTTTCAAGAAAAATTAGGTCGTATAATAGTATTAGATTCAGAGTTAAAAATAAATGATAAAATTACTCCGAATCAATATAAACTTGTTTCAAAAAAAATTAGGGAACATTATGGAAAATATTCTGGATACGCTCAACAATTTCTTTACTATAGCATCAGAGAAGAAAATGGTAGAAAGTGGTAA